In Acidobacteriota bacterium, a single genomic region encodes these proteins:
- a CDS encoding MTH1187 family thiamine-binding protein, translating to MNVLVDVSIVPLGVGISLSKYVAACERVLQDAGLRPQLHAYGTNVEGEWDAVFAAVRRCHEVLHEMGAPRVSTNLRAGTRTDRDQTLQDKVDSVKAKLR from the coding sequence ATGAACGTGCTCGTCGACGTGTCCATCGTGCCGCTCGGCGTCGGCATTTCCCTCTCGAAATACGTCGCGGCGTGCGAGCGCGTCCTGCAGGACGCAGGGCTCCGGCCCCAGCTCCACGCATACGGGACGAACGTCGAAGGTGAGTGGGACGCGGTCTTCGCGGCGGTCAGACGCTGCCACGAGGTGCTCCACGAGATGGGCGCGCCGCGCGTCAGCACCAACCTCCGCGCCGGCACGCGCACCGATCGCGATCAAACCCTGCAGGACAAGGTCGACAGCGTGAAGGCGAAGCTCCGGTGA
- a CDS encoding acyl-CoA/acyl-ACP dehydrogenase, with protein sequence MPGVATPESLRTLPTDEIRQLLWRLSDRYAHQLLIQSARAVARGPVARLVAAGQRHSHDWTPEKAALLQEFDAAGLTSVYLDPEHGGFIDGPKNLALALVAFELAWVDAGAATCSLAGHLALAPIHERGTPEQRAFYLSRTLPAQPGEDRQTWRGAFCLTEPIPYVGVETGLLNGKLRVDSWDGAEPMLRVEKRGRFITNMGFATFVTAAVDSDDERIKGSCMVVLEETDPGVFDRGTPTRKLVHQLSSTNDPIFSLTVPASRIVGGYTVENGVIVPRFSHGEVIEAVFRRTRVTVGLMTAAKLLSAVEPVLRYQRTRFRGGESIAPGSPRYELGLQQREDAIHRLVDIWAAGEASASIGFATARLFDELDPIERRKQEIFAERGIAGARAQMRAMAKISDEAVAHLRDPQAKPADELVNYALLDSVANVLCPAVKLWNTGQGATMMREAVSLMGGYGITEDCPGFLGYKWMDSQLEATYEGPEAVQRRQLSITMTNDVFLAQFHFWTREMRAIAARRPGTGACTIASAMQLWSWTLAHLQRTADANGAKLYQGNRQGVTFPLADALCWLLAARCQILDVLELEARAAERPDLADVSAGYVAFLSDLCHVQAARAAGEAGRICTELVYGYRRHPSWDDACAAGCCQSEAADALEGLIPGFGASAVTYMDVIEADGAHPDKAGPCVRFPALQTFQRLRAKLDGCLTGARLAKDRAADALTKVMIPEAPDYPA encoded by the coding sequence ATGCCAGGCGTCGCCACGCCGGAATCCCTCCGCACCCTGCCGACCGACGAAATCCGCCAGCTTCTCTGGCGGCTGTCCGATCGCTACGCGCACCAGCTCCTGATCCAGAGCGCGCGCGCCGTGGCGCGCGGGCCGGTGGCGCGGCTGGTCGCCGCGGGGCAGCGGCACTCCCATGACTGGACGCCGGAGAAGGCCGCCCTGCTCCAGGAGTTCGACGCGGCGGGACTGACCTCGGTCTACCTCGATCCGGAACACGGTGGATTCATCGACGGGCCGAAGAACCTGGCGCTCGCGCTCGTGGCCTTCGAGCTGGCGTGGGTGGACGCGGGCGCGGCGACCTGCAGCCTCGCCGGTCACCTCGCGCTCGCACCGATCCACGAGCGCGGCACGCCGGAGCAGCGCGCGTTCTATCTCTCGCGCACGCTGCCCGCGCAGCCCGGCGAAGATCGCCAGACGTGGCGCGGCGCGTTCTGCCTCACCGAGCCCATCCCCTACGTTGGCGTCGAGACCGGGCTGCTCAACGGGAAGCTGCGCGTCGATTCGTGGGACGGCGCGGAGCCAATGCTGCGCGTCGAGAAACGCGGCCGCTTCATCACCAACATGGGCTTTGCCACCTTCGTCACCGCCGCGGTCGATTCAGACGACGAGCGCATCAAGGGAAGCTGCATGGTCGTTCTCGAAGAGACCGACCCCGGCGTGTTCGATCGCGGCACGCCCACGCGGAAGCTCGTGCACCAGCTCTCATCCACCAACGATCCGATCTTCAGCCTCACCGTCCCCGCCAGCCGCATCGTCGGCGGCTACACGGTGGAGAACGGCGTCATCGTGCCGCGCTTCAGCCACGGCGAGGTGATCGAGGCGGTGTTCCGCCGCACGCGCGTCACGGTCGGCCTGATGACCGCGGCCAAGCTGCTTTCGGCGGTCGAGCCCGTACTCCGCTACCAGCGCACACGATTCCGGGGCGGCGAATCGATCGCGCCCGGATCGCCGCGCTACGAGCTGGGCCTGCAGCAGCGCGAGGACGCGATCCATCGCCTTGTCGACATCTGGGCGGCGGGGGAGGCGAGCGCGTCGATCGGCTTCGCGACCGCGCGGCTGTTCGACGAGCTGGACCCGATCGAACGGCGCAAGCAGGAGATCTTCGCCGAGCGCGGCATCGCCGGCGCGCGTGCGCAGATGAGGGCGATGGCGAAGATTTCCGACGAAGCCGTCGCGCATCTCCGCGATCCGCAGGCGAAGCCCGCCGACGAGCTGGTGAACTACGCGCTGCTGGACTCGGTGGCCAACGTGCTCTGTCCCGCCGTCAAGCTCTGGAACACGGGGCAGGGCGCGACGATGATGCGCGAGGCGGTCAGCCTGATGGGGGGCTACGGCATCACCGAGGATTGCCCCGGGTTCCTCGGCTACAAGTGGATGGATTCGCAGCTCGAAGCCACGTACGAAGGCCCCGAGGCCGTGCAGCGGCGGCAACTGTCGATCACGATGACCAACGACGTGTTTCTCGCGCAGTTCCACTTCTGGACGCGCGAGATGCGCGCAATCGCGGCGCGGCGTCCGGGGACCGGCGCGTGCACGATCGCCTCGGCGATGCAGCTGTGGTCGTGGACCCTGGCGCACCTGCAGCGCACCGCGGACGCCAACGGCGCGAAGTTGTACCAGGGCAACAGGCAGGGGGTGACCTTCCCGCTGGCCGACGCGCTCTGCTGGCTGCTGGCGGCACGCTGCCAGATTCTCGACGTCCTCGAGCTGGAAGCGCGCGCCGCGGAACGGCCGGACCTCGCGGACGTGTCGGCCGGCTACGTCGCGTTCCTCAGCGATCTGTGCCACGTGCAGGCGGCGCGGGCCGCCGGCGAAGCCGGGCGCATCTGCACTGAACTCGTCTATGGATACCGGCGCCATCCCTCGTGGGACGACGCGTGCGCGGCGGGGTGCTGCCAGAGCGAGGCCGCGGACGCGCTCGAGGGCCTGATCCCCGGCTTCGGCGCCAGCGCCGTGACGTACATGGACGTCATCGAAGCCGACGGCGCGCATCCGGACAAGGCAGGTCCCTGCGTGCGGTTTCCGGCGCTGCAGACGTTCCAGCGCCTTCGCGCGAAGCTCGACGGCTGCCTGACCGGCGCGCGTCTGGCGAAGGACCGCGCCGCCGACGCGCTCACGAAGGTGATGATTCCCGAGGCGCCGGACTATCCCGCATGA
- a CDS encoding hemerythrin domain-containing protein, with translation MKLIDDLRAEHDLIEQVVGSLRTFVDLRLRGEGATADGPRFVAFFRLFAGDFHHAKEEDTLFPALQTMADLPAQGPIAVLTEDHRQLGAVLGEMDALLATASLNDEQRQRLQMLAIEYSHGLWHHIDAENSVLLPESEGRLAKKGVRELPSRPMTADEAAARQSAADLLERYPPAFDPTIVRGEGCISCRAFPDACRGLEREWWNEWEWEEFEDHVGGD, from the coding sequence GTGAAGCTCATCGACGATCTGCGTGCCGAGCACGATCTCATCGAGCAAGTCGTCGGATCGCTGAGGACATTCGTCGACCTTCGCCTCCGCGGCGAGGGGGCCACGGCCGACGGCCCCCGGTTCGTCGCCTTCTTCCGGCTGTTCGCCGGCGACTTCCACCACGCCAAAGAGGAGGACACGCTGTTTCCCGCCCTGCAGACGATGGCGGATCTCCCCGCGCAGGGTCCGATCGCGGTCCTCACCGAGGATCACCGACAGCTCGGGGCGGTGCTCGGCGAGATGGACGCGCTGCTCGCAACCGCGTCGCTCAACGATGAGCAACGCCAGCGGCTGCAGATGCTGGCCATCGAGTACTCCCACGGGCTGTGGCATCACATCGACGCCGAGAACTCCGTGCTGCTGCCCGAAAGCGAGGGACGACTCGCGAAGAAGGGGGTTCGGGAATTGCCGTCGCGCCCGATGACGGCTGACGAAGCCGCCGCTCGGCAGTCGGCCGCCGATCTCCTCGAGCGATATCCGCCCGCGTTCGACCCCACCATCGTTCGCGGCGAGGGCTGTATCTCCTGCCGCGCGTTCCCCGACGCCTGTCGCGGCCTCGAGCGCGAGTGGTGGAACGAATGGGAGTGGGAGGAATTCGAGGATCACGTCGGCGGCGACTGA
- a CDS encoding 4Fe-4S ferredoxin, giving the protein MDVDVVCAGFGPATGGFLTTLGRALTREDGGVRLESRVSPGMPLQVMCFERADDFGVGVSGVVTRARGLRASFPDFERAQIPLCTRVTGEKLVYLLDPIGASRRSRPLRAIDVLLRGAGRVAGVRHHAVVLPFMPSFLRKHDGFVLSIGQFGQWLSGQIMAGGGAQIWPASPVDGPLFDGDSDRVAGVRLVDQGTDLKGEPTSAYTPGMDVRAALTVVGDGPVGAVGRALDARFGLPEGHARDQWALGMKMVVDLREGVDLEPGTVIHTFGFPEPEIFGFLYVLKPGTVSLGIFVPSWFDSPVRTAYRYLQHWMQHPYLWRWLEGGSLRSWGAKSLQESGRRGEPHLVGDGYARIGEGSGSTNALTGSGVDEAWTTGAQLAEAVIELAERGDPFTRENLERTYVRRRRASWLDLELRIAESARNGFARGMLWGMFGMGLAGLTGGRLRLPRMSDSRRPQDEHCSSLDEQGWPAIVHDGRLLVTHQDALLMGGKVRAAPGYADHVRIKEPGVCRDCRARVCVSMCSGQAITSAGAEGIAFDREKCVHCGACVWNCATSNLEFRAGAGGLHSVEN; this is encoded by the coding sequence ATGGACGTCGACGTCGTCTGCGCCGGCTTCGGGCCGGCGACGGGCGGTTTCCTCACGACGCTCGGGCGCGCGCTGACGCGTGAGGACGGCGGCGTGCGGCTCGAGAGCCGCGTGTCGCCCGGCATGCCGCTGCAGGTGATGTGCTTCGAGCGCGCGGACGACTTCGGCGTCGGCGTCTCGGGCGTCGTGACGCGCGCGCGCGGCCTTCGCGCGTCGTTCCCTGATTTCGAGCGGGCGCAGATCCCGCTCTGCACGCGCGTCACGGGCGAGAAGCTTGTCTACCTCCTCGATCCGATTGGCGCGAGCCGCCGATCGCGTCCGCTGCGCGCGATCGATGTGCTGCTTCGCGGCGCCGGCCGGGTCGCAGGTGTTCGTCATCATGCCGTCGTGCTGCCATTCATGCCGTCTTTTCTCAGGAAGCACGACGGGTTCGTGCTCTCAATCGGGCAGTTCGGGCAGTGGCTCTCGGGACAGATCATGGCCGGCGGGGGCGCGCAGATCTGGCCCGCGTCTCCCGTAGACGGTCCGCTCTTCGATGGAGACAGCGACCGCGTTGCGGGCGTGCGGCTCGTGGATCAAGGCACCGATCTGAAAGGCGAGCCGACCTCCGCCTACACGCCGGGGATGGACGTGCGGGCCGCGCTCACCGTCGTCGGCGATGGGCCCGTGGGCGCCGTCGGGCGCGCGCTCGACGCGCGCTTCGGGCTGCCGGAGGGGCACGCTCGCGACCAGTGGGCGCTCGGCATGAAGATGGTGGTCGATCTCCGCGAGGGGGTCGATCTCGAGCCGGGCACGGTGATTCATACCTTCGGGTTTCCCGAGCCGGAGATCTTCGGGTTCCTGTACGTGCTCAAGCCGGGCACCGTGTCGCTCGGCATCTTCGTGCCCTCGTGGTTCGACAGCCCGGTGCGCACCGCGTACCGCTACCTGCAGCACTGGATGCAGCATCCGTACTTGTGGCGATGGCTCGAGGGAGGATCGCTGCGGTCGTGGGGCGCGAAGTCGCTCCAGGAGTCGGGGCGGCGGGGCGAGCCGCACCTGGTTGGTGACGGGTACGCGCGTATCGGCGAAGGATCGGGCAGCACGAATGCGCTGACCGGCTCCGGTGTGGACGAGGCGTGGACGACCGGCGCGCAGCTTGCTGAAGCGGTGATCGAGCTGGCGGAACGCGGTGACCCGTTCACGCGCGAGAACCTGGAGCGGACCTACGTGCGGCGGCGCCGTGCGAGCTGGCTGGACCTCGAGCTGCGGATCGCGGAGAGCGCGCGGAACGGCTTCGCCCGCGGGATGCTGTGGGGGATGTTCGGGATGGGACTGGCCGGCCTGACGGGCGGGCGTTTGCGGCTGCCACGAATGAGCGATTCGCGGCGACCACAAGACGAGCATTGTTCCAGCCTCGACGAGCAGGGCTGGCCGGCGATCGTGCATGACGGCCGGCTGCTCGTGACCCACCAGGACGCGCTGTTGATGGGCGGCAAGGTGCGGGCGGCGCCGGGCTATGCCGACCACGTGCGGATCAAGGAGCCCGGCGTGTGCCGCGACTGCCGCGCGCGCGTCTGCGTCTCGATGTGCTCGGGGCAGGCGATCACGTCGGCCGGCGCCGAGGGAATTGCGTTCGATCGCGAGAAATGCGTTCACTGCGGCGCGTGCGTCTGGAACTGCGCCACCAGCAACCTCGAGTTCCGCGCGGGCGCGGGCGGGTTGCATTCGGTTGAGAACTGA
- a CDS encoding CocE/NonD family hydrolase: protein MRTFLAPLLCLLGVLAQAQTPAPRFPSETPETFTPKTDSFDYVKRDVLIPMRDGVKLHTVVIVPRGAKGAPMLLTRTPYDATRLTSHASSAHLASILYGYDNATDVIAEGGYIRVVQDVRGKYGSEGDYVMNRPLSGPQNPTTVDHATDTYDTIEWLVKNVPESNGRVGIIGISYDGFLPLMALVNPHPALKVAVPMNPMVDGWMGDDWFHNGAFRQQMMPYIYGQEARRGSEATWWTSHFDQYDTYLQAGSAGELGRLRGLEQVGFWRKILEHPAYDAFWREQAVDKILGARPLTVPVMLVHGLWDQEDIYGAPAVYKALEPKDTANDKVFLVMGPWHHGQQIGDGSSLGAVKFNSDTALHFRQAILRPFLDQYLKDGAPKADVPPVAAFETGSNAWRRLPAWPAGCASGCRIDRTPLYLAADLKLSFAAPAEGAAAFAEYVSDPSKPVPFRARPIQPVGGGNGLTWAQWLVDDQREASGRPDVLAFVSGVLTSPVKISGEPVANLVASTSGTDADWVVKLIDVYPDEVAAQPAMGGYQLMVSADIFRGRYRESFETAKPIPAGAPLRYRFALPNANHVFLPGHRIMVQVQSSWFPLYDRNPQTFVPSIFWAKPADYRKATQRIYHAPGQASFVDLPVVTSPTAERAERAEVFRQAFLRVLRHRGGTPLLFLRGLVSTRPVGARLVQRLHDSLFDAALSQRGAGKREGGMPRYPATSRIFCWIARTFCGPMRRSCFCGGESASSRGSS, encoded by the coding sequence ATGCGGACCTTCCTCGCACCGCTGCTCTGCCTGCTCGGCGTCCTCGCGCAGGCGCAAACCCCGGCCCCCCGGTTCCCGAGCGAGACGCCCGAGACCTTCACGCCGAAGACCGACTCGTTCGATTACGTCAAACGGGACGTGCTGATCCCGATGCGGGACGGCGTGAAGCTGCACACGGTCGTCATCGTGCCGCGCGGTGCGAAGGGAGCGCCGATGCTCCTCACGCGCACGCCGTACGACGCGACGCGCCTGACGAGCCACGCCAGCAGCGCGCACCTCGCGTCCATCCTGTACGGCTACGACAACGCGACGGACGTCATCGCCGAAGGAGGCTACATCCGCGTCGTCCAGGACGTGCGGGGCAAGTACGGGTCCGAAGGGGACTACGTGATGAACCGTCCTCTGAGCGGCCCGCAGAACCCGACGACGGTCGATCATGCGACCGATACGTACGACACCATCGAGTGGCTGGTGAAGAACGTGCCGGAGAGCAACGGCCGCGTCGGCATCATCGGGATCTCGTACGACGGATTCCTGCCGCTGATGGCGCTGGTCAACCCGCATCCGGCGCTGAAGGTCGCGGTGCCGATGAACCCGATGGTCGACGGGTGGATGGGTGACGATTGGTTCCACAACGGCGCGTTCCGCCAGCAGATGATGCCCTACATCTACGGCCAGGAGGCCAGGCGAGGATCCGAAGCGACGTGGTGGACGAGCCACTTCGACCAGTACGACACGTACCTGCAGGCAGGTTCGGCCGGCGAGCTGGGACGCCTGCGCGGGCTCGAGCAGGTTGGGTTCTGGCGCAAGATCCTCGAGCACCCGGCCTACGACGCGTTCTGGCGCGAGCAGGCCGTGGACAAGATCCTCGGCGCGCGGCCGCTGACGGTGCCCGTGATGCTCGTGCACGGGCTGTGGGACCAGGAGGACATCTACGGCGCGCCGGCCGTGTACAAGGCGCTCGAGCCGAAGGACACGGCGAACGACAAGGTCTTCCTCGTCATGGGGCCGTGGCATCACGGCCAGCAGATCGGCGACGGCAGCAGCCTCGGCGCCGTGAAGTTCAACAGCGACACGGCGCTCCACTTCCGGCAGGCCATCCTTCGGCCCTTCCTCGATCAGTACTTGAAGGACGGTGCCCCGAAAGCCGACGTTCCGCCGGTCGCGGCGTTCGAGACGGGCAGCAACGCGTGGCGCCGGCTTCCTGCCTGGCCGGCCGGCTGCGCCAGCGGTTGTCGGATCGACCGGACGCCGCTCTATCTTGCAGCCGATCTGAAATTGAGTTTCGCGGCGCCGGCTGAGGGCGCTGCCGCGTTCGCCGAATACGTGTCCGACCCCTCGAAACCGGTGCCGTTCCGCGCGCGCCCGATCCAGCCGGTCGGCGGCGGCAACGGCCTCACGTGGGCGCAGTGGCTCGTGGACGATCAGCGGGAGGCGTCGGGCCGCCCGGACGTGCTCGCGTTCGTCTCCGGCGTCCTCACTTCACCGGTGAAGATCAGCGGGGAACCGGTTGCCAACCTGGTCGCCTCCACCAGCGGAACGGATGCCGACTGGGTGGTGAAACTGATCGACGTGTATCCCGACGAGGTGGCGGCGCAGCCGGCGATGGGCGGGTACCAGCTGATGGTGTCGGCCGACATCTTCCGGGGCCGCTATCGCGAGAGCTTCGAAACCGCGAAGCCGATCCCGGCGGGCGCGCCGCTTCGCTACCGGTTCGCGCTGCCCAACGCGAATCACGTGTTCCTGCCCGGCCATCGCATCATGGTGCAGGTGCAATCGAGCTGGTTCCCGCTGTACGACCGCAATCCGCAGACGTTCGTGCCGAGCATCTTCTGGGCGAAGCCGGCCGATTACCGGAAGGCGACGCAGCGCATCTACCATGCGCCGGGACAGGCCAGCTTCGTGGACCTGCCTGTGGTCACCTCACCCACCGCTGAACGCGCTGAACGCGCAGAAGTCTTTCGCCAGGCCTTTCTGCGCGTTCTGCGCCACCGCGGTGGAACTCCGCTGTTATTTCTGCGGGGGCTCGTGTCCACCCGACCCGTGGGCGCCCGCCTCGTGCAGCGCCTCCACGACTCCTTATTTGATGCCGCGCTGTCTCAGCGCGGAGCGGGAAAGCGCGAGGGAGGAATGCCGAGGTACCCGGCAACGTCGCGCATCTTCTGCTGGATCGCGCGGACGTTCTGCGGCCCCATGCGCAGGAGCTGCTTCTGCGGCGGCGAGAGCGCTTCGAGCCGCGGATCCTCGTAG
- a CDS encoding HAD family hydrolase yields the protein MRRRAFDLIAFDGDDTLWHNERSYRDARERFQRMLAAAGVDLTEEEVEARVNRTELANIEYYGYGVSSFVLSLIETSIELTGGRVSGRDLHGLIALAKEMLSEDIELFPSARAAVDVAAATYPLMLVTKGDLLHQTSKLERSGLRPSFTYVEVVSHKTPPVYADILERRGVSPDRFLMIGNSLRSDVLPVIEAGGWAVYVPAALSWAHEHAELPEAARARCFELASLEELAGLLESLESPASRSRFRR from the coding sequence ATGCGGCGGCGCGCGTTCGACCTCATCGCCTTCGACGGCGACGACACCCTGTGGCACAACGAGCGGAGCTATCGCGACGCGCGGGAGCGCTTCCAGCGGATGCTCGCCGCGGCGGGCGTCGATCTGACCGAGGAGGAAGTGGAAGCGCGTGTGAACCGTACCGAGCTGGCCAACATCGAGTACTACGGCTACGGCGTGTCCAGTTTTGTCCTCTCGCTGATCGAGACCTCCATCGAGCTGACGGGCGGCCGCGTCAGCGGTCGCGACCTGCACGGCTTGATCGCGCTCGCGAAGGAGATGCTGTCGGAGGACATCGAGCTCTTTCCGAGCGCCCGCGCCGCCGTTGACGTGGCGGCGGCCACCTACCCGCTGATGCTCGTCACGAAGGGGGACCTGCTGCACCAGACATCGAAACTCGAGCGGTCCGGCCTTCGTCCCTCGTTCACGTACGTCGAGGTCGTGAGCCACAAGACGCCGCCGGTGTACGCCGACATTCTCGAGCGACGGGGCGTCAGCCCCGACCGGTTCCTGATGATCGGCAACTCCCTGCGATCGGATGTCCTGCCCGTCATCGAGGCCGGTGGATGGGCGGTGTACGTGCCCGCCGCGCTCAGCTGGGCCCACGAACACGCCGAACTGCCGGAGGCCGCACGCGCCCGCTGTTTCGAGCTGGCCTCGCTCGAAGAGCTCGCGGGGCTGCTCGAATCACTCGAGAGCCCCGCGAGCCGGTCGCGCTTCAGAAGGTAA
- a CDS encoding DUF2934 domain-containing protein — MARRRSTKERGDTAADTVTASPTEAAGTIEPQDPAGNRGADNREDEIARRAYERYEARGGAHGHDQDDWYEAEREVRGGRSRHK, encoded by the coding sequence ATGGCACGACGACGGTCCACGAAGGAGCGCGGCGATACGGCCGCGGACACTGTCACGGCGTCTCCCACCGAAGCGGCCGGCACCATCGAACCCCAGGATCCCGCGGGGAACAGGGGAGCGGACAATCGCGAGGACGAGATCGCCCGGCGCGCCTACGAACGGTACGAGGCGCGCGGTGGGGCACACGGGCACGATCAGGACGATTGGTACGAGGCCGAACGTGAAGTACGTGGCGGCAGGTCGCGGCACAAGTAG
- a CDS encoding electron transfer flavoprotein subunit alpha, with protein MSGSGPVKVLVLAHSEADGTVGNAGLEALGAGRALAAAAGCGLDVGLVGAHVAAAARQIGSCGAARVLGVSGEAFAQPRYVTDAAAAEAICRASGADLILAAGTSRWMRVLGGVAQRLGGSVDTHVTRATAANGAISVARWFYRQRIEGEVSRTARPWVIAIEPGTQAPWSGAPAEVTVEAINAAPPPVRTRVTGVRSPSSGQQTVRPEAELLLVAGAGWTKKQADGQAHVGDAERLILTFLRQAQASLGGSKSLVDQSGDGNDVLGFMTHLNQVGQTGSSPRHRKGLATCCHGEEPHVVGWRFITERRAVNLNPNCGWALGKADVLYVADAFQVMAKVNDLLAK; from the coding sequence ATGAGCGGGAGCGGACCTGTGAAAGTACTGGTGCTGGCGCACAGCGAGGCGGATGGCACGGTCGGGAACGCGGGGCTCGAGGCGCTCGGCGCCGGGCGGGCGCTCGCTGCGGCTGCCGGCTGTGGGCTTGATGTTGGCCTCGTGGGAGCACACGTCGCTGCCGCCGCCAGACAGATTGGATCCTGCGGCGCCGCGCGCGTGCTCGGCGTGAGCGGCGAGGCGTTCGCGCAGCCGCGCTACGTGACCGACGCAGCGGCCGCTGAAGCCATCTGCCGCGCGTCTGGCGCCGACCTCATCCTGGCTGCCGGCACCTCGCGGTGGATGCGCGTGCTGGGCGGCGTCGCCCAGCGGCTTGGCGGCTCCGTGGACACGCACGTGACGCGCGCGACGGCCGCCAACGGTGCGATCTCCGTCGCACGGTGGTTTTATCGCCAGCGCATCGAAGGGGAGGTCTCGAGAACGGCCCGGCCCTGGGTGATCGCGATCGAGCCCGGCACGCAGGCGCCGTGGAGCGGCGCGCCGGCCGAGGTGACGGTCGAGGCCATCAACGCGGCGCCGCCGCCGGTCAGGACGCGCGTGACCGGCGTGCGGTCTCCCTCGTCTGGCCAGCAGACCGTGCGTCCCGAAGCGGAGCTGCTGCTCGTCGCGGGCGCCGGGTGGACGAAGAAGCAGGCGGACGGGCAGGCGCACGTCGGCGACGCCGAGCGCCTGATCCTCACCTTCCTCAGGCAGGCGCAAGCCTCCCTCGGCGGCAGCAAGTCGCTCGTCGATCAAAGCGGAGATGGCAACGACGTGCTCGGATTCATGACCCACCTGAACCAGGTCGGCCAGACCGGCTCGAGCCCGCGGCACCGCAAGGGGCTCGCGACCTGCTGCCACGGCGAGGAGCCGCACGTCGTCGGGTGGCGGTTCATCACCGAGCGCAGGGCGGTCAATCTGAATCCGAACTGCGGCTGGGCGCTGGGCAAGGCGGACGTGCTCTACGTCGCCGATGCGTTCCAGGTGATGGCGAAGGTGAACGACCTCCTCGCGAAGTAG
- the efp gene encoding elongation factor P, giving the protein MPSLIEAIDIKRKMFFEFEDAPYHCIDVEVSRPTARGGQTLVRVKMRNLLTRAVFDRTFKAGEKFREPDLDVIAATFLYRDAAGYHFMDQESYETLTLAPEALGDDQQLLVDNVAVQIQKYNGRPIGVQFPPHVELTVTSTEPGVRGDTASGGVTKLATLETGLQIRVPLFIKEGEKVKVHTETKEFAGRA; this is encoded by the coding sequence ATGCCCAGCCTGATTGAAGCGATCGACATCAAGCGGAAGATGTTCTTCGAGTTCGAGGACGCGCCGTATCACTGCATCGACGTGGAGGTCTCACGCCCCACGGCGCGCGGCGGGCAGACGCTCGTGCGCGTCAAGATGCGCAACCTCCTCACGCGAGCGGTGTTCGATCGCACCTTCAAGGCGGGCGAGAAGTTCCGCGAACCGGACCTGGACGTCATCGCGGCAACATTCCTGTACCGCGACGCGGCCGGTTACCACTTCATGGACCAGGAGAGCTACGAGACGCTCACGCTGGCGCCAGAGGCGCTCGGCGACGACCAGCAACTGCTCGTGGACAACGTGGCCGTGCAGATCCAGAAGTACAACGGCCGTCCGATCGGCGTCCAGTTTCCGCCGCACGTCGAGTTGACGGTGACCTCCACCGAGCCGGGCGTGCGCGGCGACACGGCCAGCGGCGGGGTCACCAAGCTTGCGACGCTCGAGACCGGGCTGCAGATTCGTGTGCCGCTCTTCATCAAGGAAGGGGAGAAGGTGAAAGTGCACACCGAGACGAAGGAGTTCGCGGGGCGCGCCTAG
- a CDS encoding electron transfer flavoprotein subunit beta — protein sequence MGYHIVVCAGIVPDPLQSLEPVMGPGGPGLKNEAMLPAVLDPWGAHALYEAAHLARQHADSKVWLVSFAPKAKLQQVMMTIAQKVAFELVAIDGAAHGFTDASGVAATIAEAVAGIAGLDRSKLLLFGGWESASRAAGATLSMAGERLGITDQFFGVDGITVGADGSFEILERVEGGQHQVSNCGGPPAVFGWATGSLHEPANNPQLGMTNMRALIPALQRAKAASPAPAGTFAGVAVPSQRRETRIVKDQSPDAIAKEIVEWIRQ from the coding sequence ATGGGTTACCACATCGTTGTCTGCGCCGGGATCGTGCCCGATCCGCTCCAGTCGCTGGAGCCGGTGATGGGCCCCGGCGGCCCGGGACTGAAGAACGAGGCCATGCTGCCGGCCGTGCTCGATCCGTGGGGCGCGCACGCGTTGTACGAGGCCGCGCATCTCGCCAGGCAGCACGCAGACTCGAAGGTGTGGCTGGTGAGCTTCGCGCCGAAGGCGAAGCTGCAGCAGGTCATGATGACGATCGCGCAGAAGGTTGCGTTCGAGCTGGTCGCCATCGACGGCGCCGCCCACGGTTTCACCGACGCGTCCGGGGTGGCGGCCACGATCGCCGAGGCGGTCGCCGGCATCGCGGGCCTGGACCGATCGAAGCTGCTGCTCTTCGGCGGGTGGGAATCCGCCTCGCGCGCCGCGGGCGCCACGCTGTCGATGGCCGGCGAACGGCTCGGCATCACCGATCAGTTCTTCGGCGTGGACGGCATCACCGTCGGCGCCGACGGTTCGTTCGAAATCCTCGAGCGCGTTGAAGGCGGGCAGCACCAGGTCTCGAACTGCGGCGGCCCCCCCGCCGTGTTCGGCTGGGCGACTGGCAGCCTTCACGAGCCGGCGAACAACCCGCAGCTCGGCATGACGAACATGCGCGCGTTGATCCCCGCGCTCCAGAGAGCGAAGGCTGCTTCACCGGCGCCCGCGGGCACGTTTGCCGGCGTCGCGGTTCCCTCGCAGCGGCGCGAGACGCGCATCGTCAAGGACCAGTCGCCTGATGCGATCGCGAAGGAGATCGTGGAGTGGATCAGGCAATGA